The Calypte anna isolate BGI_N300 chromosome 23, bCalAnn1_v1.p, whole genome shotgun sequence genome contains the following window.
GACGCACTCTGCCCCCTCCCCGCAGCCTGAGCCCGTCCCGGGGCGAGGGCTCCCGCCTGCCGCTGTCCCTGCTCTCACCCGGagccccccccagctcctccccgCCGCGGCCCCTCACCCCGGGCATTGAGCGCGTCGGCGTTCTCCGGAACGGGCCCGGCGCCTCCCACACACCGGGCCGGCGGACGGAGAGGAGCGAGAAGGGGGCGGGAGGGAAGGTGGCGGCGGTGGCAGCGGCGTCAGGCCCGGCCCGGTGTCGGCGAGGCCCGTGTCGGGGCTGGAGCTTGACCCGGTCCGGCCCGGTTGCGCGGAGACACTCGAGAGCCCGCGCGCCGCCCCACGGCTCCTCGCGCACAGgccgctccctccctccccgcccGCTCCCCGTGGTACTGCCCGCACGGCGCCGATTGGCCCGGCCCGGAGCACCCCCTCAGCGGGCAATGGTTCGGTCCGCCCCACGCACACCCAGCCCGCCCCGGGCGCGCCCACTCTGCGCTGCGGGGGTGGCTCCAACACGGCTATGCCGACGCGGCGCGAGCGGCACCGGGGAGGTTTCGTTCGCCACCGCCGTGAGAGCACCGGGTCCGCCTCCCCGTGCGGCGGGGAACagcttcctccctccctgccctgtaACAGCGGTGGCACTGGTACAGGCCgctcctccccccctccctctcttgGGCATTGGTATGGCCCGTCCCAGCTCGGGCGCGGTTCGGTTCGGCCCTGCCCCGCGGGCCGTTAGCACCGCACGGAAcggccctgccctgccctcccctggcACACCTGGTACGTCCCCACTAACCCGGTTCCCTCCCCGGAGCACTTGGTCTGTCCCTCCCGCCGCACGTGCACGGGGCCCTTTCACGCACACCCCCCGTGCACCCGCAGTGGTACCGCCCgacacctccccccccccctccgctCAGTGGTTCCGCCCGCCCGGGGACAGCGGGACCGGGGAAACGGGACCGGTCCGGGGAGCTGCGGGGCCAGGGAGGGCTGAGCGTCCCTGGGGGAAGAACCCTGGGGGGAGCGGGGCCCAGGGCAGAGTCACGCACGGCCCAGGTTCCGCTCACGGCGACACCGAAATGCGTGAGCGATCCCCCGATCCGGTTCCCTGCTCCGGGCACGGCGACTCGGAGCGATGTGGGGCAGGATCCCAAAGCTCCATGAGCACCCCGGGGGTTGTGAGGTGACAGGAGGTGTGTGGAGCGGGTGGAGACGGGGGCAGGGAGAGCTcatgaggaggagcagagctcccTGTGGCTCCAGGAAGGGGCCCTGGCATTTACCAGGGGGGCAGCTGTGAGTAAGcatgggacagggacagcaggCAGGGAAACGTGTGTGACGCTGAAGATACACGGCGGAGGTGAAAGGAAATAcgcaggaggagaaggaggtgagAGAGGGAGCGGGCCAGGCACACGCATCAGTGACCCACGCAGGAGCTGCTCCACGCAGGGAGATGTTTTGTGCAGCAGAAAGGCACTGAGTGCTGAGTGACCAGGCTGCACAGGTTGGAGGGGCGGCTATTTGGAAATAGCAAGAGGGACAGGGCGAGGTTGAGGCTGTGTTACCTGATGATGTGGCAGGCTATGGCTGTCCATGAAGATCAGCTTCAGCTCTGCACAgaaggggctgctgcaggcagctgcctgtcACAAGATATGGAGAGATCTGTGAGAACCCCGTGCTGCTTTAGAGGATAAAGCATAAAACTAATTCCACGAGTTATAAAAGCTGCTGTCTTCTCATGTGTACCTGTCACGTTATTAACAGAGAGCCACGTTTGGTGCTGAGGGAGATGCAGTGCCTGAAGGGCATCTGTGTGCTGGTTAGGAGCCTGCTGCCTCCACAAACCGCAGCAGCAGACCCCCTACACACAAAGCTTTTACATCTTTACATccctccccctgcagccccctcagcGCTGCTCTGCTCGGTCTGACCAGCCCGGGGCTCCTCTCGCTGCCTCAGCCCTTATCTGCCCAGCGGGCACTGCCCAGGCGCTGCAGCGCAGCTCTGCGAGGACGGGAGGCCTTaggcccagccctggggacaggctCTGCAGTGTCACGGCACCGGCAGTGTCACGGCACCGGCGGTGTCACGGGTGCGGTGGGGTCACGTCACGGGTGCTCTCGCCCCGCACCCGGTCCCGTTCCCCGCTTCGCACCTCAGCGGCACCGCCTGTCGGGGCGGGCACTGCGCATGTGCGGCGGCACCCAAGGGCCCGGATGTTGCGCAGGCGCCGTGAGGCGGCAGCGGGACGGTTTTCTCGGCAGCCGCGTGACTTATGTCGCACGGCCCGCGCTGCGCACGCGCGCtccggggcggggcggggcgagAGGCGGGCGGGGGGCGCATGCGCAGAAGCGCCGGGAACCGGCGGGGCGGAGAGGAGCGGAGGGGGCGGTACTTCCGGCCCCGCACTTCCGGCCGTGTCGCCGCGGCGGTCGGTGTGGCTGCAGCGCTCGGCCCGGCCCGATCCGCTCCGCTGCCGCCGAACCCTCGGTCCccgccccttcccctcccccctccctcccccctcccccggcCCCGTCCCCATCGCATGCAACGCCGCGACGATTCCTCCGGCCGCATGGGCCGGGGGCCGGGGCCCGGCGGTGCCCGGCAAGGAGCGTCTCAGCAGCGGCGGCCgccccggggcggggggggccGCGGGTCCGGCGGGGGAgcgcagccgccgccgccgcttcTGACGTCCAACGCCTCGGGCGCTGCCTCGGGCGCTCAGGGCTCCGGGGCTTCTCCGTCCCCGCTGCTGTCCGGAGGCGCCGCCAAGATGGAGCCTGAGAACAAATACCTGCCGGAGCTGATGGCCGAGAAGGACAGCCTGGACCCGTCCTTCACACACGCCATGCAGCTCCTCACCGCAGGTACCGACTGCGGGGCGGGAGGGCTCCGAGCCGGGCGGAGCGGGCAGGCCGGGAGGCGGCTCCGGGGGAAGGTTTGGGGGCAGCGGGGACTCCCCCATCCccggggctgctgcagctcccgggAGCCCCGGGACAGCCCGGGGACGTGGCCGTTGGGCCCGACGGTTCTGCACCCCCTGCCAGGGCGACCCCCAAGGTTCTGgaagtgaaatatttctctttatttagACCCCCGCTTCATTCAGCGCCTGAGCCTGGTTAAACGCAGCCTCAGAACTTTATTTCCACAACGTTCTGTGTTGTCCCTTGTCATCCGTGGGGCAGAGGTGGCCGCAGAGAACGCTAAAGATGTGGggttttgtgattatttttttcctcttagcgTCTGTTTGAGTTCCCTGGGAGCCGTGGGTTGTGATAGCTTTGATTTCCCACTCGGGTTATCTGTGTTCCAGCTGGTTTCACGCCTCTGGTGAAGCTCCAGAGGGgctgggaatggggatgggaatggggatggggatggggatggcaGCCTTTGTTCTGTGCCCTTCTCCAATCGCCGGGCAGCTCTGAtttctccccatctcccccgtgcagctgctgcctctgtgcagCCGGTTCAGCTGCCTCGGGACGATGCAGACAGCTTCAGATGGGGAAGGAGTTTGTCATATTCCTCAGTCCCATCTCTCTATGCCcggagcagcagagagctgggaggtgccGGGCAGGAGGTtaagagctgagcagagctttgtgctctctgctgcttctcgTTTTGCTCTTAGacactttaattattttgtttaagaCCTGTGGTGTTGCCGTGGTTGGTGCAGTGAGAGAGGTTTTATTGGCTCCTCCTAACATTATTCCCTATAATTCTCAGGATTGCTGCCTCCCCTTTGAGTAACTGAGGTGTAGCCTCCTGGCATCACTCGTGGACATCTCCATCTGAGTATATTAGTTTTATAATCCGATTTACCATCAAtttaatgtggggttttttcattaataaagcCCTTTAGCCAGCTGGTGCTCGGCAGCTCAGTGGTGATGCCATCCAGTGAGGAGAAACCTCAGGAGTTGGCTAATTCCCTGCCACAGAACACGGTGCTGAGCCCACTTAGGAAAGCTTTGTACCCTGGGTGGTGTAATGAGGCTTCATGaggctgttttaaaaatgtatttcattaatttaaaaattgctgatACTCGACTGCAGCTTTGTGAGACTTCAGATTGATCCCTGGACAAGCTCCAGGTGCTTGCTTTGGATCTTTTGGAAACTGCTGTCCTTTGGGAAGGTTTGCTCACAGTCCAACATCCTGATGGGCTGAGTAGGGAGCTCAGGagaaaatctgaattaaaacaGTGGTTTTAGTTGGCTTAATCTTTGCACAGATGACCCGAAACTGATCTGGGTGACTCTTCATTTCTCTACTGCTTGGGGATGTCATGTTGGAGAAGCTTCTGTAAAGTTTGCTGTTGGATTTAAGGATGGTCCAAAGATTGTAATGCATACAGCCAGCACAACTTGACCAAACCAAATtccagacaaaataaaatgtctgatTATTGAGTGTCAGCTCTGTTCCCATACCAGCTTTTTGCCAGGACTGGAAGTTGCTcatcctgctgcctctgggagGGAACCCCACAGGAGTTCTGCACTGAAACTTAAGATTtcttgtagcgggaggagccattcttgctcctgaagctcaacgagctgctggtctcttccaggactccagccaccacacagcgcttccagggtagaagtgtagcaggaagagcctttcttgctccagaggctcaacgagctgctggcctctccatgcctcgcaccagagtgagctgaggtcttctctgtgggtgtgtgttccacctttattggccccctggtcttgctcatgcccaataggggcctgtcctaatcaggcacaggtggactcacacccactctttggcaactcaaggcacctggtttgtcttctatttcttctttaaaaaaatatgaaaaagtagCCTAAAATACTTCTGTGGTTCTGAAGCTGCTTTGCATGTCTAGAGAAAATAAGGATTGCTTAGGAGGAAGATGAAGGGCAGCACAGTGATACAATATACTGAATCTTGAGCTATTTTCTGTGTGGGGATAAGGCAGCAAAGTGTCTGGATTGTGGGGTTCTGTTACCCAGCACCCTGAGTGGAAATGGAAAACTGGGCTTTCTTGCATCTTGGAACACCATCTGCATTTCCTCATTCCTGTGATTCAGGCTCTGTGTGACTTTCCTCTCCCATAGGCACAGGAAAAGCCCTTTTCCTCACTTGGATTTCTGCTGTGGGagggggagatgctgctggtgtCCTGACAGGCACAGtcccctctgcttctctgtgttgggagggcaggaggcacCCACTGGTGTGTTAACCAGGCATAGGGTTGTGGcttttttcaaatgcttgtgGTAATcttagctatttttatttcctgaggAAGCCAAGTGAAAGGGGCTGGTCACCTccaggctcctggtgctgctcacAGGTCTGGGAGCTGTGCCATCCCACAGTCTGCAGCCAGCACCTAGCTGGTCCTTGTGTGATTGATAATGGAGCTTTTTAGACCCCCCAGGAGTGaggaggggtggggatgggTGCTGAGGGTGGGTTTGAAGCAATGAGCAGATGCAGAGCCTGTgaagggagggagcatccaggagctggagtgagggcagagccctggggagcatCTCAAGGTGCTGGAGGAGTCCTTGCCAGCATCCCCTGCTGGGTTTCCTGCCAGGATTTTTCCCAGGAAGGAAAATGGGCTGTGTGGGAAAGGTGGCTGGATGGGTGGTGGCCAGGCTGGTGCCAGGGAAGCAGACAGTGGGATTAGAGATGGGCTGAGGTCACAGGGGTGGTGAGAAAGTGTGTCCTAGAGCAATGCAGCTGCTTAGTGTGGAGTTCAGGCTGTCCTGAAATGGAGAAGAGGATCTGAATTGGAGTTGTTTCCAAGTGTACCCCAGAGGAGTGACTGCCACCTCAAACCTGTGCCCAGGTGTCACAGACTGATGTGCCACTGCCTTTTCACCATGGGGTTTTTAATGTCCCTATTGCTAAGCCATGCCCATGGTAtattccctgctgctgccctgcctgtcACTGCTGGGACTTTGCCTCCTCCATCCttctgctgtgtcccagctcgCCTCCAGCCTTTCTTCCCTCATGCCTGAGCAGtgtctctcctcttccccttctccctgtgctggtggcagtcccttctctcccctgcagagctggctgcagatGGGTCCCAGCACACAGGCTGGGGGGttcagcagaaagcaggagggaACAGTGGGGTTTGGCTTGCCAAATTCTGCAGCCACCACTCTTGGCAGAGTccacccaggagcagctccctgcttcctctcctctgaAATCAAACCACCTGGGGAGGAGTAGCATAGGAGGGAGGGAATTCTGctttcctccagcagctcctgtccccaAGCTGCTGGGGGGTTctgtgtgttggttttggggtcCTTTTTGGGCACGGGGTCAGTGTTTTCCAACTGCCAAGATAGTTCTCTCAGGGTTGTGAGCAGACAGATTGTGTCTCTGCCTACAGAGCACAAGTGTGGTGCAGAACAGTGCTTaatgtgttggtttttgttgttaaGGAAGAGCTTGGGCCTAGCTCAGGAGTAGCACTGTGGCTGCTTTAGCCTCCTCCTTGTGAAGCAGCAGTGTTACCAACCCCCTTTACCTACCCCTTAGGATTTCTTCTGAGACAATGCAGTCACTGCCCCTCATGAAGTCCTGGAAACCACTGCCACACATGCTGCCAGACTGCTGACATTCCCCGTGGCAAGAAGGTaaccttctgctgctcctctgacaCGGCTTTAAAAAATCAGCACTGAACTGAGGAGTGCTTAACCCCTCCAGGTACCCTTCTCCTTCCTATCAGTAAGTGGTCTGACAAActgctgcccctcagcaccTCACTCACTGCTGCTTCATGTCCCTGACCTGCCAGAGTGCATCCAGCCTGAcccctgagcagcaggacacaCAGGACGTGTTCTCAGCCCTCCTTCACACCTATGCCCAGACTTGGGAGTTTGTTCTGAGGGTGTGAAGGGGACTCTGAGGTCTGACCCAAATTGCAGAACCTGAAGAACTTTGAGTTATTCTGCTGGGGCAgagttggtttttgtttggttgttttgttggtttggtttggttttttctgtatgttttggATTTCATTGGAAGATTGGGTGTtggtggagctgctgcttttcccagcaaATGATCCTTTCTTTGTTACCCTCACAGACTGACTCCCAGACGTGTCAGGAGGCAGAGTGGCTCTTGCAGTGTGGTTGGTGCTGATCCCCAGGTGTGCAGAGGCTCAGGGtggttgtgttgtgttttgaCAAGGTGCAAGATGTCTCTCTGTAGTTCAGTTTGCATCGAGGAAGTCGTGGGGTGCTTTGCCTCTTGCTGTGTGTGTAGGGAATGCTTCCTGGTAAGTGCAGGGTGCATTTCAGAAGTTCACTGTCTTTGGAGAACCAGAAAGGTTGGGTATTGTAGTGCAGGGTCTAAAGCTGTGCCTAACCAGAGGTAAGGCCACCAGTGCAGTTTCTAGTTTCCAAATCTTAATTATCTGATATGTTTTTAtagctgaaataaaagaaaatacatgtaaAACTAATCAAGGCAGCTTGTTACAATTATAAgctcttctctttgttttataAGTTTGACAGTGCTTgagcttctgggtttttttacttctgcatAGTGTCTTTCaaaaatcatttatttttaaagcaaaaatcaagCTAACTTTTCCAAAGCAATTAGAtccagtaattattttttttttaaagtaaggaGTCATGGTAACACTTCTTTAAGGCAGCCAAGGTGCTGTTGcaagtaaaaatacaaaattcaggctttttttccatGATTGTTCAATGCAGTCTCCAAGCTCTGTATTTAAATGTCTAAACTAAAAAGCAGTGTATATGTATCCATAACTGAAAAGATAAAGTACTGATCATTTGggttgtttgggctttttttctttttttgattgCACATGTAGCTGCTTGACTTCTCAGCCCAGGAGGCTGTGGTTGCCCATCCCTCAGCAGGATGAGGGGAACCCCATTGCTCCCATTTCTGTTGGGATGGTGCTGGAATGTCAGTAGGTGGGTAAGCAGCTGGTGTGCCAGTCTTCTAGAGCTGTAAACATGAACATTTAGGCTGAAACATGGAGTTTCTGAGCTGGACCCCAATGAGAAGAAGCAGAGGATGGGACACCTGCCCTCAGTTCTGGTAATGACTGAGCAGTCCTGAGTTTCAGTTCTGTCTTGCAGCTTTCATCCAGTTATATGTATAGTCTTGTCAAAGTGTCTCTCTTTCCCCTGAGATGTGAGAAGTTGTATTTAGAGTGCTTTCAACTCAGAAGAGTTATTGACAGGTCTTGGGTTTGCTGATGAAATGGCACAGTTTAACTTCTAAGAAAGGCTCACGCTTCTCCCCCTGATAGCATGGTCAATAATAATTcctgagggcaggcagggtgTGAGCAAAGAGTCCATCAATGGTTCATCAGTCATTTGGGATTGGTAATAATGGGTTGCCTCCAGATTTGAGGGAACTTGCCATGTAGTTGTTGGCCACTAAATTAAGGTTGTACATTAGAAATCCTTGGAAAAGAAGAGCCCACTGTGGGCTGTGCTCTTTTGTGAAGTGGAAGGTGGTGTTCTTGTACATGGGAAGGTGATCAATGACTGTGCCTTGCAGGTGATCTTCAGTCTTCTCCATGTGGGTTTTCTCCATGAGGTGACTTGTGTCCTGCCATCTCACACAGAAAGTTTAATTTTGGGACAGATTTGAGGTGTTTGTGTACTAGTTCCTAATTAGCCCACCTTAATGACCTATTTCCAGAAGGTTATTTGGATGTTGTTCCACATCCCCCTCAGGCTGCAGCAATGCCTTCAGCTCCCCCAGGACACCACTGCTTTTTTCTCCCAAGACTCTTAATTCACCACATGCaattaaaaatccaaatccTATTTGGAGAGACAAAAACATGTATTTGCATTGCCTGCATCATGTTCAGGACTCCTGACACTTACTTTTCTGGCTGTATGCCTGAGGCATACAACTTAAAAACCAAGCTAGGGATTGCTTTTGTGATAAAAGTGCATTCACTTAATGAAATTAAGCTTATAAGAATTTCATGAGCCATGGTGCACTCCAGGGTGTGCTTGGTTGGGCTCCTGGTTGTTAGGAATGGTTTCAACTGAACTGCAGATCAGGATGTCAGGAGGCTTTGGTGCCACTACTTAAATTACAGATGGAAAATAATGTTTGAAGAATGAGGCAGTTCCCTGgtgtgctgctgagctctgtgcagTCAGAGCTGGAGGTCCCAGGTCCTGCATTCCTGGTGGCATCAGGAGTTTGGGGACTGAGAGGAAAGCACAGCAGAGGTGATACACAAAATCATACTTAGAGTTCCCTACACTGACCTGTTTGGATTATGTGTGGAGCAATCTTTTCTTACTCATTTTTTACTCATTATCCTGGTTTTTGGCCTCCTGGAATCCCTagatgggaagggaggaaggggcaAGCTGAGGTGGCACTAAGGAGCTGGCCTGACTATCCAGATTCCATTGATGCAATTTTAAGCGTTCACATATTCACAGAGAATGAGGGTGGTATGTCCTGTCATAATTCCAACTCTAAAATGATGCTTGTTTGAGGAATATAAGCAGCCCTATTTTTATCTTGTTTAGAAATTGAAAAAATTCAGAAGGGTGAAACAACAAAGAAGGATGAGGAAGAGAACTACCTGGATTTATTTTCCCACAAGAATATGAAACTGAAAGAACGAGTTCTGATACCTGTCAAACAGTACCCCAAGGTGAGGGCCAGAAAATAGCTTACTGAATCTCTGTGATGTGCTGATTTTCTGTGGATTTTATGGCTGACTTTTAGAGATAGTGGCTGTCAAAGTGTCAGCAGAAGTTACACCAGTGTTCCACTATCACTATGGAATTTTTCCTCTGCAGGCTTGCAGGATCTTATTTCTAATATATTGCATTTCTAGAATGTCTTGGGATAAAGATAAATGGTGATGCATAGCTCTGGTCTTTTATTACCAGAATAGACACTTTCATGTGTAGAGCTTTGTGTTTTGCAGCTAAGAACTCATTTAACTCTTAAGTCTTGATGCCTGTAAAACTACTGGAGAGTAGATGTTAGAATTAAACACCTTGTGTGAGTCAGTGTAGCTTGATTTCCAGATAGAGCATTTTTCCATGGAAAGAACATTCTGGAACTTAATTTTTCCCTTGATTTTtggtctgtatttttttgttgaggTGAAGAGAGAATGGAGGggctacattttttttgttgtcagcCAGCATAAcattcagaaaagcttttgttaAGGCTGCTGAGCTCTAGAGCTAATTTGATGTTTATTCATTTACAGTTCAACTTTGTTGGAAAGATTTTGGGACCTCAAGGCAACACCATCAAAAGACTTCAGGAAGAAACTGGTGCTAAGATATCTGTGCTTGGGAAGGGTTCAATGCGAGACAAAGCAAAGGTGAGGGCATCACCCTtgaacacatacacacagatcGATGGAATACACATTGCTGTGAGAAGCAGTGATTCTCAaatcattttataaaatattaaaccaTTAAATCCAAAAGCAAGGGCAGTAAGGAGTCGTGGTTCCACATTTGTTCTGAGCATGTTGGGAACAATCTTGACTGGGGCAGGAGTGGGATGTCTGCTTTGTGATCATGTTTTAGAGGCCACTCATCTTGTGATATCCTGTTGCTTTGGATACAGAGATGTTTAGATAAAAGGTGAAGTACAAAGTttataaaataagaattaattcTAGCTCCTATGAAAAGTCATTCTCTAGAGGAATGTGTTTCCCctccaaagaaaaaagcttttttccagctgttctgTCTGAAATTCTTAAATTCACATGGTTCACTGAAGCTGTTGGAGCAGTATGTTCCTGATAATCTTTAGTGAATCACAAAGTGCCAGGAGGATtttttgagcagaaaaaaaatgaaaattttttcgTTCCTGCTTAATCCCAAAACTGAGCTGAAAGTCAACTGACCTGTAACTGAATTCAGCTTTTTACTTTAGCAACATGAAAAGCTTTGACACTTGTAGCTTACTTGAAGCTTCTTCAAGCCATCTGAATAAAACAGGTGTCTAAGAGCAGTTAAAGAGCAAGCTTGTTTGAGGCATTAGGATTTGATAGAATAGTAAAGAGCACCTCAGGCAGAAAGGTGGTGTAAAAGAGGAAGAACACTGCTTGTACGTGCTTAATGTTCTGGAAAGAAGTGGCTGGCATTGACACACCAGCAAAAATATCAGTCACCTGAAAGAGCAGCTATAAAAAGATGGAAGGTGCAGGTTTCATGTGGCTTTTTATAAAACTCTGCCTACTGTGTTACCATGATCTGCATCCAGGCGTGGTCAGAATGCTTTTACAGACATTTCCTGTTCAGGCTTAGAAAACAGATTAATAAAAATGGtttctctgcatctttcttactttaaaaaatctcCAATCTGCTTTGTTTCAGGAGGAAGAGCTGCGTAAAGGGGGAGATCCTAAATATGCTCACCTAAATATGGATTTGCACGTCTTCATTGAAGTTTTTGGTCCCCCTTGTGAAGCATATGCTCTGATGGCTCATGCCATGGAAGAAGTCAAAAAGTTCCTGGTTCCGGTATGTggaggggcagaggggctgggagtCTGGGTGAGACCTGCAGGGTGCCAGGCTCATGCTCTAGGAATGGTGCAGCTGAGGAAGCCTGGAgcattgtgtgtgtgtggcagctGAAGATGACCCCATTCATCTGACATGAAGGGATGAATTAGTCCCCTAACCATAATTAGAAGGACGTGTACTTACGTGGCAGTTGGGCAGAGCACTTGGAGCAGGCATTTCTCTCCCAGTACAAGCTGTGGATGCTGgggtgggtggatgggtggGCAGCTTGTCTGGCTCCATCTGTCAATTTTAGCAGGAGAATAATTTTTGCTGTGCTTGGCATAAGAGAGACTTGTTGGATGGGTTCCTCTGAATTGGAACTGGAGCATGGAAATTGGGCTAGAAAACTGTATTGATCAGATCAGAAGTTGCTTACTGTTATCTCTGCTCTAAAGGGGTGCTGTGAGGATGAAGAGGGTGACTGCCCAGGCAACTTCATTGTAGGATTCAGTGTTGTAGCTCTTTTGAGACACGTCTGTTAAATTAATGTTTCTACAGCTTTCAGTGCAGCTGGTGTGAATGAACCTCCCTTTGCTAACCAGGCATTTATACAGACGACCTTGGTTATCCCTCTGGGGATGTTTTACACTTTTGAACCCTTTGAGACCTTTTTGCTCAACTTTGTGCCATGGTGGAGTATTGCCTCCAAGAACTGCAGAGCTTGAAGGAGTCTTCTGCACATTATTGAAACAGCAGTGTTGCTTTCTAAATGAGGAAAACGAGCTGGGGAAGAAGCAGGCAGTGCCTCTTGCATCTGAAGAGCTCAGTCTGTAGTTCAGGGACCTGGCAGGTTATGAGCTGGATACACCCCAGCACTGTGCTCAGTGGCTGAGCCTGCAGAGCTCAGAAGTTGTGTTTGAAATCTCAGGGGTGGGCAGAACCTGAGGGCAGTGAGTAGTAGGGAAGTGTGGAAAAGCATATTGGTGCTGAGGGATTTCTGTGAGTCTGAgccagagaggaggagaaattgTGATGTGAAGTGCCTTTGAAGGAAAGAGGTCATCTTCAAGGAGCCCCTGGGATGTACAAAACCTCAGTTTGCTAAAGCGAGCCTGCAGCCTTCCCATTTAAAGTGTCTTTATCTGTCACTGCCTTCAAACAATGTGTTAAACTTGTGAAAATTGACAGAAGAGTCACTAtggaaggcagcagtgctgtgaagaCACATCTGGTAGGAGACTCCTTGCCTTGTGATGTTGCCATGGCACCAGGAGGATCCTGGGTGT
Protein-coding sequences here:
- the KHDRBS1 gene encoding KH domain-containing, RNA-binding, signal transduction-associated protein 1, whose amino-acid sequence is MQRRDDSSGRMGRGPGPGGARQGASQQRRPPRGGGGRGSGGGAQPPPPLLTSNASGAASGAQGSGASPSPLLSGGAAKMEPENKYLPELMAEKDSLDPSFTHAMQLLTAEIEKIQKGETTKKDEEENYLDLFSHKNMKLKERVLIPVKQYPKFNFVGKILGPQGNTIKRLQEETGAKISVLGKGSMRDKAKEEELRKGGDPKYAHLNMDLHVFIEVFGPPCEAYALMAHAMEEVKKFLVPDMMDDICQEQFLELSYLNGVPEPARGRGVPVRGRGAAPPPPPPVPRGRGVGPPPPPPPRGALVRGAPVRGAIARGAAVTRGVPPPPAVRGAPAPRARAAGIQRIPLPPPPAPETYEEYGYDDAYADQSYEGYEGYYSQGQGDTEYYDYGHGDAQETYEAYGQDDWNGTRPSLKAPPARPVKGAYREHPYGRY